A window of the Bactrocera neohumeralis isolate Rockhampton unplaced genomic scaffold, APGP_CSIRO_Bneo_wtdbg2-racon-allhic-juicebox.fasta_v2 cluster09, whole genome shotgun sequence genome harbors these coding sequences:
- the LOC126764620 gene encoding uncharacterized protein LOC126764620 encodes MHRCKTADALLSQMVTESDYEMIIISEQYKKKERGTWLEDGSSTATIWLPPGSNISTVNNGNGNGFVWAKCDLFTVISCYLTPSDSIHEFQGKLDNIEDTARSIEGQLIIAGDLNSRAVEWGLPSTDSRGKRILEMTARLGLVVHNTGNATTFRRPGCEETTPDITLSTERMAGSIKNWKVLEDYTGSDHHYISFMIDTGTSVNQHRKTTGTRKWNIAKLDTSKLISAIDDQNPSSNSPIIAGKTVEHTMLNITRACQKAMPKASHSKHKAAVYWWTENIAQLRRTCLRRSYTRSMRRGAATQEADQYKLAKKELKHAIGDSKKKKWEELREDINRNPWGLGYKIVMKKLGAQAKPPDLTAAKMDNIVNALFPTTHSKTDANPPVYP; translated from the coding sequence ATGCATAGATGCAAGACTGCCGACGCACTTCTCTCGCAAATGGTGACGGAGAGCGACTACGAGATGATCATCATAagcgagcaatacaaaaagaaagagagaggtaCCTGGCTAGAAGATGGCAGCTCAACCGCCACTATATGGCTACCACCAGGGAGTAATATCAGTACTGTAAACAATGGGAACGGCAACGGCTTCGTCTGGGCCAAATGCGACCTTTTTACAGTAATTAGCTGCTACTTGACGCCAAGCGATAGTATACATGAATTCCAAGGAAAGCTCGATAATATAGAGGATACAGCCAGGTCTATAGAAGGCCAATTGATTATCGCCGGAGACCTAAATTCCAGAGCGGTAGAGTGGGGTCTACCAAGCACGGACTCGAGAGGAAAGCGCATTCTAGAAATGACTGCGCGGCTAGGGCTAGTAGTGCACAATACGGGAAATGCAACCACGTTTAGAAGACCGGGATGCGAGGAAACCACACCAGACATTACCCTATCAACAGAACGCATGGCAGGCTCAATAAAGAACTGGAAGGTCCTGGAGGATTACACTGGCAGCGATCATCACTACATCTCATTTATGATCGACACGGGAACAAGCGTTAACCAGCATAGGAAAACAACTGGAACACGAAAGTGGAACATTGCGAAGCTAGATACTTCGAAATTAATCTCCGCAATAGACGATCAAAACCCATCTAGCAACTCCCCCATAATTGCAGGAAAAACTGTCGAGCACACAATGCTTAATATAACAAGAGCCTGTCAAAAAGCAATGCCCAAGGCTTCCCACAGCAAACATAAAGCAGCAGTTTACTGGTGGACTGAAAATATAGCCCAACTCAGACGGACATGCCTTCGCAGATCCTACACGAGATCCATGCGTAGAGGAGCCGCAACTCAAGAAGCCGATCAATACAAATTAGCAAAAAAGGAGCTCAAGCATGCCATCGGcgacagcaaaaagaaaaaatgggaggaACTACGCGAGGATATAAACAGAAACCCCTGGGGACTCGGGTATAAAATAGTGATGAAGAAACTCGGCGCTCAAGCAAAGCCACCTGATCTAACCGCTGCCAAAATGGATAACATTGTGAATGCACTATTCCCCACAACACATTCTAAGACCGACGCAAATCCCCCGGTTTACCCTTGA
- the LOC126764547 gene encoding protein sneaky has product MFYFIKRNFGLIFSQKCRSLYCILLSRNVENWTCKRYFCSSFVGFLVATVLWFLLLLNFQFSLEMKIITLGIIVTLVGTGFLFTSSLKCITFLIFMGMAGKSGRSYLRALSFAYIITGPIANLAANGGEVVRVFACATTLTYNLTKTRLDIMTKPFQKTLNSMENDLIDVKKSFERMNEILLPIRVEVGGADYDSYDNFTFGKAENMGHHVQKTYTKKFETRCKRQIVKGEKRCREAFAKAHTECENKFPRIVRTFFCWPFQVDFICHMNLLGKPDNICKPNEVLPSNFGDNYVQLNDAQNTLYRNTSEVELKYKAKSVITHADMRALDHISDMVVDEFNAKKKIFDIIMHITNTVLSLLIFKVAVAAVVYHKKYLSNIDFDNIYVTDYFRQVDDRRKRKKKPTILPLTKFEKNDVVDLERTCHRTENESKIIFFYFLQFSLEILTACFFLILDHVIITLLNIIRFNSFITYTQEGEHIINFQC; this is encoded by the exons atgttttattttataaaaagaaattttggtttaatattttctcaaaaatgtcGTTCTTTATACTGCATTTTGTTAAGCCGCAACGTTGAAAATTGGACGTgtaaaagatatttttgtagTAGTTTTGTCGGTTTTCTAGTGGCTACCGTGTTATGGTTCCTACTTCtgcttaattttcaattttctttagaaatgaagATTATAACATTGGGGATAATCGTTACATTGGTTG GAACCGGATTTTTGTTTACATCGAGTTTAAAgtgtattacttttttaatatttatgggAATGGCAGGCAAATCTGGACGGAGTTATTTGCGAGCTTTGAGTTTCGCCTACATAATAACAG GTCCTATTGCAAATTTGGCTGCAAATGGTGGAGAAGTTGTTCGAGTATTTGCATGTGCCACAACGCTTACATATAATTTGACCAAGACCCGATTAGATATTATGACAAAACCATTCCAAAAAACCTTAAATTCGATGGAAAATGATTTaattgatgtaaaaaaatcatttgaaaggaTGAATGAAATCCTTCTTCCAATTCGCGTTGAAGTTGGTGGAGCCGATTACGATTCATATGATAATTTTACTTTTGGTAAAGCGGAAAATATGGGACACCATGTGCAAAagacatatacaaaaaaatttgaaactcgTTGTAAAAGGCAGATAGTGAAAGGGGAAAAACGCTGCCGTGAAGCATTTGCCAAAGCTCATACAGAATGTGAGAATAAGTTTCCCCGTATAGTTCGAACTTTCTTCTGTTGGCCTTTTCAAGTGGATTTTATATGTCACATGAATTTATTGGGAAAACCAGACAATATTTGTAAACCAAATGAAGTGCTGCCTTCCAATTTTGGAGACAACTATGTTCAATTGAATGAtgctcaaaatacactttatagAAATACCTCAGAAGTGGAGTTAAAATACAAAGCAAAATCCGTAATTACACATGCTGACATGAG GGCACTCGATCACATATCTGATATGGTTGTAGACGAATTTAATGccaagaagaaaatatttgatataataATGCACATCACAAATACCGTTTTATCACTACTTATCTTTAAGGTTGCAGttg CCGCTGTAGTATATCACAAAAAGTACTTAAGCAACATTGATTttgataatatatatgtaacggATTACTTTCGCCAAGTTGATGACcggcgaaaacgaaaaaaaaaaccaacaatatTACCATTAACCAAG TTCGAAAAAAACGATGTGGTGGATTTGGAGCGTACATGCCACCGAACTGAAAATGAAtcgaagataatatttttttattttcttcaattctCATTGGAAATCTTAACCGCATGCTTCTTTTTAATTCTTGACCACGTGATTATTACGTTGCTCAATATAATACGATTCAATTCTTTCATTACATATACACAAGAAGGAGAGCACATAATAAATTTTCAG tgctga